A genomic segment from Micropterus dolomieu isolate WLL.071019.BEF.003 ecotype Adirondacks linkage group LG03, ASM2129224v1, whole genome shotgun sequence encodes:
- the LOC123967665 gene encoding C-type lectin domain family 17, member A-like, whose amino-acid sequence METKWNELNVSRAQWSIDAYCPKPQNQNRQCKACQGGWLLSQSSCYGINNPDVSGQKTWEEARENCRGKISDLVVIVDQTEKTFISKNSWSSSGTKGYWIGLRAEDGKWKWVDGSDLTENSWIQQPATNGQCVISVEKEGWKSVSCGDRNRWICKKKALSL is encoded by the exons ATGGAGACAAAGTGGAATGAGCTCAATGTCAGTCGAGCTCAGTGGAGCATTGATGCCTACTGCCCAAAACCACAAAACCAAA ACAGACAGTGTAAAGCTTGTCAGGGTGGCTGGTTACTCTCCCAGTCCAGCTGCTATGGGATTAATAACCCTGATGTTTCTGGTCAGAAAACCTGGGAAGAAGCTCGAGAAAACTGCAGAGGAAAGATTTCAGATTTGGTTGTTATAGTTGATCAAACGGAAAAG ACATTCATCAGTAAAAACAGTTGGAGCAGTTCAGGAACCAAGGGATACTGGATTGGcctgagagctgaagatgggaaATGGAAGTGGGTCGATGGAAGTGATCTGACTGAAAA CTCCTGGATACAACAACCTGCTACCAACGGTCAGTGTGTAATTTCTGTAGAGAAAGAAGGATGGAAATCAGTGAGCTGTGGTGACAGAAACAGATGGATCTGCAAAAAGAAGGCTTTATCTCTTTAA